Within Drosophila biarmipes strain raj3 chromosome 4, RU_DBia_V1.1, whole genome shotgun sequence, the genomic segment ttttattatatgGTGTGGTATGTGgtcggcagacagttttaagcgttttgggcCTTTTGTGGTGGGCATGGCAAGATATTTAGgttaatcgataggtattgataagacaaataaatttcagttaacatttgtttttatacccttgcagagagtataatgatttcagtcagaagtttgcaacgccgtgaaggagacgtttccgatcccataaagtatatatattcttgatcagcgtcacaagacgagtcgatctagccatgtccgtctgtccgtccgtctgtccgtccgtttctacgcaaactagtctctcagttttaaagctatcggcctgaaactttcccaaaaatcttctttctattgcaggtagtatataagtcggaaccagccggatcggacaactatatcttatagctcccataggaactaacggggaaaaaattttaaaaaaattatatctttcgtgtttggatataacatttttaaatttgtttagaatttcgagttaaactttatcaaaattggacgactatatcatatagctccaatagaaacaatcggaaaattagtggtaaaataacattgaaaaagtatatcttcggtgttttttaacatacaacctcctacgcttggaaatacaattttttatttggttttgaatttcgaattaaatttaatcaaaatcggacgactatatcatatagctgccagaggaacaatcggaaaattagtcggaaaacatgaaataaaaattatatctttggtgtttcttaacatataaccttataagcttgaaataacaatttttaattagttctgaattttatattaaattttattaaaatcggacgactatatcatgtagctgtaataggaacgatcggataattggtgggaaataatgtgaaagaaattatagctttggggctttttgacatataatcttataatattgggaatataaatttatatatttttaagaatttcgaattcaatttaataaaattattgattattttttataactgcaagggtatacaaacatcggcttgccgaagttaacttcctttcttgttctaGCATAAAACCTGTAGGCTCTATAGTTTTTTATGATGGGGGGAACCTGCTGAAATTCCTATTCCTCTTGCTCTtgtagtttccgagatctcagcgttcatacggacggacggacagatcctgatcaagaatatatatagttcCTTGTATTTGCTATGTACTTTCCGACGATTCTATTATACCCTTTTTCTTTACGagtatataaattcttgaGCTTGATCGATTTAAATTGTGATCCtgaatatttcttttcattttgtaGTTTTGGGTGGTGTGTGTCCGTCAGAGTGGACGTGGCATGTTCGCGTAAAAAATCTTACATATGAAGATAACGAATCGAAATCCACTTGTTATTCTGGCATTAGTTCCTTATCTAGCTTTTCTAGTTTCAGCGGTCACTGTGTTCACATGGACAGACCGTCCAGATAGACGGCTAGATTAACTCGGATAGTggtgctgatcaagaatatttaaaaatataatcagtTTTAGATCGACATATTTTTCGttagaataataatatttttttgtgctaATAAGTAAGTAAAACGCTCGATAAGCatccaaatattatttttattttactttcttagagaatataattatttgaGCCGGATGCTTTCAACGCATTTAGAGAATCGTTCCTACACCATCACTCCGCATCACTTGACGTGTCGACCTAGGCCGACTGGCCGACCGTCTATCTTTCCGTTTCCACACGAGCAAGTCTATCAGTTTAATAGCACTGAATGAAACCTTCCcaaaactctttttttttattgcaggagccggattggaaaaaaaatgttttttgttcaAGAAAACAATTACTATCTAATACAGTTGTCATTAGAGAgctttaaatcaaaattatacgaaaatttgtattttttgtattcaGCAAAACATACACAAACTTATATGtaacattattttaatatttcctcTGAAAGATCGAAAAATGCCTTGCCACATTCAAGAAACTGGACTGGACTGGAAACACCGGAAGAGTGTCATAGCAGTTATCAAGTAGAGCAGAGAAAGATCATTCCAAAGTTACCTATTTTTCTTACGCGTTTGGGGGGTCAAACACCTTTTAAGACCATAAGTTTGTTTGGCATTACTGCTTAGAATCCTTTAACTAATACCTCTATTTGAGGACAATTCTACCTGCTTTAATGGGTATTTAAatttcggcttaccgaagctagctacttttcttgtttgttatttgtttcctgttttaatataaatatttggatCAGATAAcattgattaaatggaacatGTTAGCTTGAAAGATTTTGGTCTcagtttcaattttttaaaacccatATCTCGTTGTCTTATTACGCTAGCAATAACAATATAAGTGCATCGCCAATCCTGCCCAATCGCAAGTGCTGctcaaaaagaaaacaaatatttaaaaaagagattATCCTTTCTAGAAAAAAATGACTGgcttttaaaaactataaagtGTTTAAGGTCTTTATTAGTATGTTAAAtaactattattttaaattaataattgtgCCTGCCCAAGTTAGCTTCCGTCCTCGTTTAGTATCAAACATATTTTCTTATCGTTCAAGACACTCAAGTAATTTTTGATCGTTTAATACTaacctctaaataatcaacttttttaagtattgttgctgacttcagtgattttaaaaaaatttatttaattctctTTTTcagatcattttttttaaatctatatgTTAGTGTAGCCCGTAGTTTGCGTAgtaacggacagacagacggacatggctagatcgactcgtctagtgacgctgatcactgcgttgcaaacttctgactgaaattattataccttgtgcaagggtataacaaacCTAGTTACACCAATAAAAtgtttgcaaatatttgcattctACAATTTTTAGATTTACGTCCAGTAAAAGTATATTACCATTAAGTAATAACAAGGAATAAAACTATAGCCGAGTAAAAGGGAAATGCAGATATAAAAGCTGCAAAGCTATTTTGATAAGCGCCACCTATCCGCTATTGCAACTGATATATCttaatttcccttttgctcccttaagctgagaaACGGGtttctgatagtcgaggcacccgactatagcgttcttcctcgtttgtttttaagatattaaatTGTTTCTAACAAGACCTCTATTGTTACTACGAACGCACGATACGGGTGGTTATCTGAGTGATCTGCGACTCTGTGTCGCTGCAATTGTGAAAAGTGTTCGGGTAAAATGATGAGTGAAACATTCAATTACTAAGTTGATAAATACTCCTCGAGTTCAACTTACAAAAAGCCCGACTTTCCCTATAACGTAagtaaaaacacatttttacaatattttgaagaaaacaaaataggTAATGCTTTGATTTAAAACCTTTTCATAGATACACaactataattaaatataattaatattttcatatgGTTTTAGGTCACGTAGTTTCTTACGAGTGTCTATGATACATTATCAAACTGGCTAAGCCACCGATTGGGATTCATCaaggaaataaatttaaagttatcCGAATATGTAGTACCACCCCTCCATATATATCAActcaacaataaaataaaagccgTTGGGCTCAAATTTATATCATTTTGATGATTTGATTTGATGTTGAAACTGAAAAGGATTTATCCTGAAATTTAGATGGAAAATTCTCAAAAGCCAGTTCGCAAGCCGAGAAGACTTCAATCTCGGTTTTGAGGATTTGAGTATGAATAGATCTTGGATCacatttgaaaatgaaaacacaGAAATCGAAAACGTTAGGTATGGCTCTAAGGGTCAaagattttcctttttgaaCGTCCTCCAAAGTCTTGtttttggaaaaacaaataagcgaattttcagcaaaaacaaaaacagtaAGAATAAAACTAGGTAAATAACCGGAGGCATTTATCCCCATTGGTCCCATCAGctccaatttttaattatacagGCTTGCACTTCGAGGAACAGGACTTAACGGAATTTATTAACTGTTGACAACTTGACTTCTGCAAAACTTACAATGGACCTTTCCACGCACCATGCTTATACTCGGATTTGATTCCACAGCAAAGGACTTGATTCTTTTTAGCTATAATCTCCCAATGTTATCTCTTCTGTAGTTCAATTCTCTATATTCGTTCCACTTTTCTTGCCCCTGGCAAATtgcaaaaattgaatttatttttaacgtttataatataatttagttTATTGAATTTGATCTTTATTTACAGATCAACCTCTTTTTGTGAGTCCGACCCCAACTTTGCCAACACCAGCTGCGGATGGTAAGAATTTAGGAACAGAATGCGCTGTTCCCAGTCAATTATGTTCTTAATACACCATAATATTTGcaaccaaatttttttgtacataaGGACTCTAATTTTAccatacttaaataaaaaggtatcaaaaaaaattatcattgtatattaaattattttaaaatatctacattgtttcttataaattttctttatttctttctaTGATTTCACCATCTTTTGGAATGTACATTCtggaaatattaatttactttaactTATCATACCTGTACCAATGATTGTGCCCTGTTTCTTATAATGTAAATATCTGATTTCTACGCTTTCGTTTGTTAATTACTGGTTAAAATTATTATCATGTCTTACAAACTATCTGGATTACAAGATATAACCACTGTACTTTTGTTAAATAACAAATCAGGACATGTAGGCGATATTCATGGACGTTTTTTGACAGTACGTCCAGAAATAGGTGTTTTGACATCAACAGCTAGGACATTTATACAGGATGGAACAACAACTGAATTTGCCACTAAAATTTTAGGAACTACATTAAATAGTGGTCGCCTTTACGCACAATATCTTCGAAAGAGTTCTAGAGTCCTGTATGAAAACGATAAGCTATTTCCATCTGTAGTTACTAGTTGGGTAGGTGAAGGTGACTCTCATCAGACCCCACTATTTTTACAAAGTCACAATGATCTTTTTAATTCCGATGACGCCGACTGGCAGGATATTGATGATAGCCTAGGTGTAAATCGTGGAGAATTTGTGGGCAACACGGATTATGTTATCCAACAAAGTACAAAAGTAAGAGAGCAAAGTAGTCCGGACTATCAGGATAAACCGTTAAGATATTTAAAACCTGTAGCCAGCAGCAATGTAACATTAATCTTTGACTCTAAAAGaaaagatgaaataaataaattggttGATAAGGTGTCATcaattgaaaatttgaaaacgTATACAATTAAAAGTCACTTTGCTGATTTTTCTGcgccaaaacaaacaataactgTCTTAGATACTCTAAGGGAAGAAcgaaaatatgaaatgaaaTCACGTATAGAACAAAATGTTGAAGAACAAAAGCATAAAAGTCAATCTTTCAATAAACAAGTTTTAGCATCTATAACATATTATGGATTTGCGGAGTTTACCACTGTGGTTGGTGATAGTGTCATTGTATTTTCACCTAGTACTACACAGAGTACTCTTCATTTTGGACACGTTACATCAATTAAAGGGAAGCCTACTTTAAAACTTATGTCAATTCACGATTACAACAGTCAAACTACCCAAACATCACCGAGTCCTTTAAAGCCGGTTccaacattaaataaaatcttgTCCCCAATGTCAAGTTTTGGGGAAGATATTTTTACTAGTTCAAGTGAGGAAAAGAGTCATTTTAAGAACGTATTAGTTGCAACGTCAACTATTCTTTCAACGacaaaatttgaaaatgtattatccGAGAAAATAGATAATAGTTCATTTTCTTTTGACGACAGTCTTATATCAAATTCAAATGAGTTTAAGAATCTTCAGTCTTCATTCTACAAAACTAACGATACCtcgaaaaatttaacaaatcaCATGGAGGCAAACATTCAAAAGCAGGAAGGCGCTACAACGGTATTCATTGATGATGATCCTTTCACAAATTTTGTTGAGCCTAAAAATTCTACTAGCTCAAAATTAAATACAGCTGACCAAGAAACAGTCTTAGAacaaacagaaatatttaaaagaaatgaaattCATGGAAGTTTGGTCTATCCAACTGTTACCGACGTCAATAGCGAAAGCTTTGGTAATAAACCAGTTGTTGGAACAAGTAATGAGAATAAGAATAACGTTGCAGAATTATGCAACCATACAACTTCACAAGTATTTCTTACCCAGATGCTTAAGACACCGAATGTTGGCGATGATAGGATTGTTATTGATGTCAATCCTCTTTTTGCTTATAACATTGTAGAAACTACTAAATACTATTGCATACAAGCTTCACAAACGGAAAAAAAGGTGGAACTAAATGATGGTAATACGACCCAAGAAACTGTTTTGgagccaaataaaaaagtaatgtCTGCTGAGTTAATAGATGATGTAGATGAAACTACAGTTCGAGAATCGGAAGACTACGATGTGACAACAGAAAATGATTATGAAAATGAAGAAGAGGACTACTATAGTGTTACTGATGATGttgatttattatataaaacgCTGTTTACTACTTATACATATTTGACAACATTCTTTGAAGGGTCTCGCACAACCATATCTAGCCACACAGAAATTATAACAAATATAGTTTCTTCAACACTGGCGTCTAATGTTGATTTTAAGTCAAAAATTTTAGATAATATTGCTGAAAACCAGAAATCTGAAAACACAATTCGGATGGCTGGCCAAGAAGCTTCACCTTTATTACACAAATTTACTATCCCTGTTGAGATTGCTAGTCTATTAAGCCaggaaagtaaaataaatcctGCCGAAAAAGAAATAACCAATCAGTTAATAACAACCTATCTAGACGATTTTAAATATAGTAAAACTTTGTACACAACATATACATATTATACATCGATTTTTACAGATAATGATACTGAAATACAAACTCGAACCGAGATAGTCACGAATTACATTACTGAAAAGATTTCGAACAATCAAACCAATTACATTATGAAAAGCAGTGACAAAACATCAAAGCTAAATACCTCAGCATCCGAAatagaaaaagaaaaccaCATGACTTTTGAAATAGGCGTAAATACGAGCAGTTTGAGCAATATGGACAGTACAAagtcttttattaaaaagagtCCCCTGGACGACCAAGTGAGCTCAGAAAGTAATACGGAGGAGATTATACCATCAGCAACGTTTCTTCTTCAAACAAGTTTTACAACATTTACCTTTTATACGACAATGTATGTAGGTAATGACACAAATATTATCAGTCGCCTTGAAACTGTAACCAATGTAGGTACAGAAACTTTGCAGCCTACAAAACAAGTAAATTTAGAGGATTCCTTCTTTCCTATTACTTACTATACAACATTTACATATTGGACTAAGTTAGCGAAGGATGGTGAAATTACAACATTAAGCAGAGAGGAAACGATATCCAATGTAATACAGCCTTCTAACGTTACAGTATTATCAGTTGATGATGAAAATTCAAGTCAGTCGGATGGCGACACAATTGTTCGATGGAAATCCGATTATGAAAATACTACAATTTTCACATTATCTGATCAAAATCTTCATTCTGATATTACCACATACTATACTACTTATACCTATTATACTACATCCTATGATGTTAATAAGACAATTATCGATTCAAGATTCGAAACCATTACAAATGTAGTGACATCTAAGGGGTATTCTATTGTAATGTCAGGCACCTCTGCAATAGATCTTATGCTTAAACCTAGTCAGCCTGTTACATCAATAGATAATCAGATTAGAACTGGTGTACCGGATTTTGTTTTGTAcgattataaacaaataattgatGCAGATGAAGTAAGCACTTTGTATTTTACAACGGAAATTAAAACTTCAATGAACAGTGAGGGACATGACATTTTAGTAACCAGTAGCACATCCCGGTTACAAATAGACGAGTCCAAAAAGTCAATCTTAGCCACGCTGTCAGCTAACTCACTAGATGATGGCTTATCCAGccttaaattgtataaaacgGGTTTAGTGAGGCTCATTGAAGGTAAGCGTATACAAAACAGTACTACTACCTTATACCAATCAAAAGTTATTGGAACTGTTATAGACAATCGATATGCTCAGATAATAGAAAGTAcatcaagttttttttttgaagagtCTCAGTCTGATGTTATTCTGCTTCCAACAACAGTTGCAATCCCTCATGTTGGAAATGTTAATTCCCATGAGTCAACAAAAACAACCGGTTATGAAACTGATGAACATACTGTTTTAGATTCAGATCTAAATAGTGACGGCTTGTCAAATTACGCACTACAAAGTTCGAAGCGGCTAGTCGCACCTGTAATACGGCCGTTTGCCTCACGAAATAGACCCACGTTCGCACCAAAACAGAAAACGTTATCACCAAGTAGCGCGACGATAATAACAAGATCGGATATTACTCCCACTATTACGGCAACTCCTGCTTTAAAATCAGCCGGTAGATATAGCTCATCCCGAAGGGGTATAATTTCCAATGTACCAATTAATCCCTACGAGTCTAATTTATTCCAAGGGCAGCCATCAAGACGCCTTTTTGGGCGACCAACTAAATCAAATTCCATCGAATCGGATACTACTCTTCAGTCTAATATAGTCTTTTTACCTTCGAAAAATCGGTTTGCTTCAACCTTGCGCCCAGTCGTTAGTTCCAGgagacaaaatataaatatttcttatcgTTCATCAAATATTCCTGGATTTCGTGTGTCTGCAACATCAAACTCTAGATTACGCATAAAGCCAACTAACTCAGGGTTAGTGGTAAGCGATAGGTTTACGCAGTCGACGACATTAACTAAGGAGCTAAGCTCAGAAAGTAGTTTTGAAGAAGAGAATGCAACAGATGAAGTTGCTGATGAGGAAGAAAACGCTAGACGCAATAGCAACCCTCTCCTTAGACTTCGTCGGCCGATAAATGGACCCAGTGGATTTTCGCCCGTTAGCCGTCCAACTTCCATTTCCGGAGGAGTTTCGCTCAGAAGAAACCCTTTATCAGTCCGTCCAAAAATTTCCACTACAACAACCACCTCAACAACAACGACGGTCAAGCCTCGGCCTCGAAGCTTTCAGAGGCCCATTGGTCTTCAGCCTAGAATAAGACCACAAAACACCCTTTTTCCACCACGAGGACTATTCCAAAATCATCAGAAGGATGAAAGTTTTAAGGacgtaaaaacaaataatagtgATTCTACAAATTACTCTGAATTCGAAGAAGATGAAGCAAACCACGATGAAGAATATAACTCTCAGGAAAAGATTCACCGAAATAAGCGCTCTTTTCGAATTTTAAGGAGCGCTAGATATAAAAACAGAGTACGTCGTCAAACAGAtacagtaaaaaaaaacagatttcgaTTCCGTCGGCAAAACCAAACATCGACATTTACAAAAGATGAATTAAAACTTATGGACTCGGAAATTCGGGCAGAGTCTACATCGTCCCCGAGAGATAAATCATCTTCTAGATTCGGATCGAGATTTTATTCTCCACAAGGCCAAGACCTGCATGCGCAGGTAACACTAATGGACTCCACAACAGCGAAGAATCTAAGAACAATTCGGCCTACTAGACTGACAACAAAACGACCTCAATTTACATTGAGAGAAAAAGATGCTACTTTAAAAGGCACTACACGTTCAAGTACAACTAATAACTTTCGACGTCAACAGACAATTCATAATACATCAGTAAGGCGAGCTGTTGGACAAAATACAGGAAACTCAAGCACCCGCAGACTAAAAAGCTATGCTAActacaacaataaaaacaatgttGACCACGGTCGATTATCAAGTACGACCCGTTCCCGAAATGGTAACTCTAACACGTTAAATAGAGGAAGAAGTCGGGGTCGAAATCGAATTGAATATCCCTCTGATTCGCCCTCTATAGACAATGAAGTTCAAACTATAACAGTTACTCATTTTCTACCATCTGAGGTTACAATTCCAGTAGTTAGTGGACATGTAACTGAGTACAAAAACATTGTCACTGCCAAAACGAGCACCGAACTATTGGGTCCAAATGAGTACATGAAAGTATTAGGAACCAATGGATTGAGTTCAACATACCTAAATCGGGAAGTCTCTAGTATAAATATTGCTGGTGCCACAGAACATACGAAATATTTGTTGCATGAATCTATCACTAGCGCTGTAATATTTACACCTACTACAATACGCGGTAGGAAGACGTCCTTTTCACATATTATTCCATCCACAGCGTATTCTGTAGAAAATGTAGTAACTACAATTCCGCCTCAAATTTCTGATAATGCACCGCTTGCTAACATTTTGCTTTCCCAGTTACTCTTGGGAAATTTGAACTTACCCGCTCACCCATTAATAGGAGCTGTCGGACAGCCAAATGCCGCATCGGTTGTTATACCAACAGAACCGATCACAGAATATCGTACCCACACTTCCACATATGTAACTACAATATTTGATGGAAAATCTACAATACTTCCGGTGACCTTTCAaggaaaaaagattttaactACTGTCTATGATACTACTGCACAAACTATAACAGCAACAGAATATAGCGTAGACACCATAGTTTCCACTCCACCATCCGTTCAGAATATACAGTCTGTTGGACCCGCTGCACATGTAAACAATTTATTGTTGCAGCAGTTACTTATTCAGCAACAGCAGGAATCTTTGTCGCTGGCTCAATCTATAACAAACACTTTACCCCCGCCAATATTTTTAGGTGAGCACCTACAAGACTTGGACGATTTCTCACGTTCATTACTAAAAAAAGATGGAATCGATGCAGATATTGGGTCAGTCAGCAATGAGTCGCAATTTACAAAAAGCCATCGAAAAAAGTCACGTAAAGGAAACAGTGGACACAAGCGTAACAAGGAAAATCAAATGACAAAGGAAAATCCAGATCCAAGTGTTGTAACGCTATATGTATCCGGCCGTAGGCCCGGCGAATTTAGTACGATATTATCCACGGTAGGAAGCGAATTTGATCACTCAGTTTCCTTGCAAAAGAGGCACGCATTTATAGAAATTACGACAACAGattccattccatttttttcttaCACTACACAGAGTTCAAATGACACTTCAGTTTCAAAAGGTGAAACGGCTTCTTTGAAAATGGATGTTGGGCTTACTGAATTAAGTGATCGAACTGCATCATTAGAAAGCATTGTTGGTGATGTTGATCTTTGGTATGCAAAATCAAGTAGGCAACCCATTCGAATGTCGACAACGATAAACTCAGTGGATGTCTAGCGTCAAAATTTCAATTACctttttattctattttcaacttttgaatatttctgaaGTAAGTCCTGTAAGTCCCCCTTTGAAGATGTCCGATAACTAGTCAAGGatcaaatatacatatatcgaaAGGAGTCTTCTACATTACCAAACTTTTCACAAACAAAtataacacattttattttctaggATAAAAAATCCTATCTGTGCTTTATGTAATCTATCATTTATATATGTCTATGAatcttgaaattaattttaaaaaataaattctaccACTAACCTGAAAAGCTAAAATGAAAACTAAATGTTTTTTACAGTATAAGTAATAGCCATGAAATTTGTATTAAAGATTGACGAatgttaatgttttttattaaatataaatcgaTTTGTAAAAAAGgcatgattaaaaatattccagtTCAATACTAGAAACAATATGCTTTCTGGAAGgtaatttttttgttctttttaaacaaaaattttcgaaattaaATAAGCAACGTGTAATATGTGAATATTGTAAACGGTATCTGGTGATGTTCagcaaatttaaaacatacaatacaatgagcatatttaaatatacatatatatttcattgATGTACTCGTTTTTTAGTTTATAATTAAC encodes:
- the LOC108024906 gene encoding uncharacterized protein LOC108024906; amino-acid sequence: MLQPRETYRITDWHLNKKNCLPCKINMICYKYHNQYWSLALLTALILIIVHIEASQGINQPLFVSPTPTLPTPAADDITTVLLLNNKSGHVGDIHGRFLTVRPEIGVLTSTARTFIQDGTTTEFATKILGTTLNSGRLYAQYLRKSSRVLYENDKLFPSVVTSWVGEGDSHQTPLFLQSHNDLFNSDDADWQDIDDSLGVNRGEFVGNTDYVIQQSTKVREQSSPDYQDKPLRYLKPVASSNVTLIFDSKRKDEINKLVDKVSSIENLKTYTIKSHFADFSAPKQTITVLDTLREERKYEMKSRIEQNVEEQKHKSQSFNKQVLASITYYGFAEFTTVVGDSVIVFSPSTTQSTLHFGHVTSIKGKPTLKLMSIHDYNSQTTQTSPSPLKPVPTLNKILSPMSSFGEDIFTSSSEEKSHFKNVLVATSTILSTTKFENVLSEKIDNSSFSFDDSLISNSNEFKNLQSSFYKTNDTSKNLTNHMEANIQKQEGATTVFIDDDPFTNFVEPKNSTSSKLNTADQETVLEQTEIFKRNEIHGSLVYPTVTDVNSESFGNKPVVGTSNENKNNVAELCNHTTSQVFLTQMLKTPNVGDDRIVIDVNPLFAYNIVETTKYYCIQASQTEKKVELNDGNTTQETVLEPNKKVMSAELIDDVDETTVRESEDYDVTTENDYENEEEDYYSVTDDVDLLYKTLFTTYTYLTTFFEGSRTTISSHTEIITNIVSSTLASNVDFKSKILDNIAENQKSENTIRMAGQEASPLLHKFTIPVEIASLLSQESKINPAEKEITNQLITTYLDDFKYSKTLYTTYTYYTSIFTDNDTEIQTRTEIVTNYITEKISNNQTNYIMKSSDKTSKLNTSASEIEKENHMTFEIGVNTSSLSNMDSTKSFIKKSPLDDQVSSESNTEEIIPSATFLLQTSFTTFTFYTTMYVGNDTNIISRLETVTNVGTETLQPTKQVNLEDSFFPITYYTTFTYWTKLAKDGEITTLSREETISNVIQPSNVTVLSVDDENSSQSDGDTIVRWKSDYENTTIFTLSDQNLHSDITTYYTTYTYYTTSYDVNKTIIDSRFETITNVVTSKGYSIVMSGTSAIDLMLKPSQPVTSIDNQIRTGVPDFVLYDYKQIIDADEVSTLYFTTEIKTSMNSEGHDILVTSSTSRLQIDESKKSILATLSANSLDDGLSSLKLYKTGLVRLIEGKRIQNSTTTLYQSKVIGTVIDNRYAQIIESTSSFFFEESQSDVILLPTTVAIPHVGNVNSHESTKTTGYETDEHTVLDSDLNSDGLSNYALQSSKRLVAPVIRPFASRNRPTFAPKQKTLSPSSATIITRSDITPTITATPALKSAGRYSSSRRGIISNVPINPYESNLFQGQPSRRLFGRPTKSNSIESDTTLQSNIVFLPSKNRFASTLRPVVSSRRQNINISYRSSNIPGFRVSATSNSRLRIKPTNSGLVVSDRFTQSTTLTKELSSESSFEEENATDEVADEEENARRNSNPLLRLRRPINGPSGFSPVSRPTSISGGVSLRRNPLSVRPKISTTTTTSTTTTVKPRPRSFQRPIGLQPRIRPQNTLFPPRGLFQNHQKDESFKDVKTNNSDSTNYSEFEEDEANHDEEYNSQEKIHRNKRSFRILRSARYKNRVRRQTDTVKKNRFRFRRQNQTSTFTKDELKLMDSEIRAESTSSPRDKSSSRFGSRFYSPQGQDLHAQVTLMDSTTAKNLRTIRPTRLTTKRPQFTLREKDATLKGTTRSSTTNNFRRQQTIHNTSVRRAVGQNTGNSSTRRLKSYANYNNKNNVDHGRLSSTTRSRNGNSNTLNRGRSRGRNRIEYPSDSPSIDNEVQTITVTHFLPSEVTIPVVSGHVTEYKNIVTAKTSTELLGPNEYMKVLGTNGLSSTYLNREVSSINIAGATEHTKYLLHESITSAVIFTPTTIRGRKTSFSHIIPSTAYSVENVVTTIPPQISDNAPLANILLSQLLLGNLNLPAHPLIGAVGQPNAASVVIPTEPITEYRTHTSTYVTTIFDGKSTILPVTFQGKKILTTVYDTTAQTITATEYSVDTIVSTPPSVQNIQSVGPAAHVNNLLLQQLLIQQQQESLSLAQSITNTLPPPIFLGEHLQDLDDFSRSLLKKDGIDADIGSVSNESQFTKSHRKKSRKGNSGHKRNKENQMTKENPDPSVVTLYVSGRRPGEFSTILSTVGSEFDHSVSLQKRHAFIEITTTDSIPFFSYTTQSSNDTSVSKGETASLKMDVGLTELSDRTASLESIVGDVDLWYAKSSRQPIRMSTTINSVDV